A genomic region of Cryptococcus gattii WM276 chromosome F, complete sequence contains the following coding sequences:
- a CDS encoding uncharacterized protein (Similar to TIGR gene model, INSD accession AAW43949.1): MGSLAYSARSGTHSPLTDSFLDAKAQSARRISSYENNRARASSSTSASLPVVPENRQNAQSAPQSKPPSSYNLADKRKLPRTGSGLSGDRGRRISGGSDSDDGVLTMNRARSYGKGKEKEALTSGMWGIPKEQIIKKPKWVLDPTEMQLGSETWSNSLRVVLVLGHVTVEALEPMLYNPAFTNTLLLIGSYKPIPEIDALLSPSYLLSSSPERAICPTLQPFQPSGKASGTDAHDLTVLLNQATILAKQYRSQTPLATRSRQGSFSGASNSPPSTPEGKRKVLSGLGLGKTTPLRRGSFDSAEGDRPSPSASDSERPRIPNSMSSGSLRVSSRNSRSRISSMSRDNFLGGMFKHDSDAKSSGEGPHLFDAVINFMTPMSMCKPQRAMQDMLHQAVVITTGCVPALGRHVGGKTSNDTLPITLLHVLPAQTPPALAPVLESFVLSLLPSFQARCSRELFGCVVTPSVWSSPLVSMFSNAITEDGVSGAEVLLVGGVRCLHQIMRAQGRAEDFKPRAFLYSWESCLSMCGVIAESRRPSEIRKSPTSTSASAAAFRSVSRQNSPGDPPSVNFNDVQARTPPQTSEHFSPTASAPNSSQLLSLLSSQPSSSPKPTLLAPALPPIQTQNQHQRKSKLSVVTAASDRPNSPPTPDLDPSVSSCSSSFALGETNSQGSGSGGSANAAATGNGSDNAVRVVKEGEFVSDKWEDGKESKKKGGRGIVSGWFKRAIAKNIQV; the protein is encoded by the exons ATGGGTTCTCTCGCTTATTCCGCCAGGAGCGGCACCCATTCTCCCCTCACAGACTCTTTCCTCGATGCCAAGGCCCAGAGCGCGCGACGTATCTCCTCATATGAAAACAATCGTGCTCGAGCAAGCTCTTCAACCTCGGCCTCTCTCCCTGTAGTCCCGGAAAACAGACAAAACGCTCAATCAGCTCCTCAGAGCAAGCCACCGTCGTCTTACAACCTCGCTGACAAGCGAAAATTACCGAGGACCGGAAGCGGATTGTCTGGCGACAGGGGACGACGTATATCTGGAGGGTCGGACTCTGACGACGGAGTTCTGACCATGAATAGGGCAAGATCATACggcaaaggcaaagaaAAGGAGGCTCTCACTAGTGGAATGTGGGGTATCCCAAAGGAACAAATCATAAAAAAGCCAAAGTGGGTTTTGGACCCTACAGAAATGCAGCTGGGTTCAGAAACTTGGTCAAATTCCTTGCGGGTTGTCTTGGTTCTGGGGC ATGTAACTGTCGAGGCTCTTGAGCCGATGCTCTACAACCCCGCGTTCACAAATACCCTCCTTTTGATAGGCTCTTACAAGCCAATACCTGAGATTGACGCTCTTCTTTCGCCCTCCTACCTTTTATCATCATCTCCGGAGCGAGCGATCTGCCCCACCCTCCAACCTTTCCAACCTTCTGGCAAAGCCAGTGGTACCGATGCTCATGATCTTACTGTTCTGTTGAACCAAGCGACTATTTTAGCCAAGCAATACCGTTCTCAGACCCCACTGGCTACCCGTTCTAGGCAGGGGTCGTTCAGCGGTGCTTCAAACTCTCCTCCTTCAACTCCTGAAGGCAAGAGGAAAGTTCTTTCAGGGTTGGGGCTGGGTAAGACAACACCGCTCAGGAGAGGATCATTCGATTCCGCAGAAGGTGACCGGCCCTCGCCTAGCGCATCCGATAGCGAGCGTCCAAGGATCCCCAATAGCATGTCAAGCGGTTCTCTTCGGGTGTCGAGCCGAAATTCTCGTTCACGCATCTCATCCATGTCACGAGACAACTTTTTGGGAGGGATGTTCAAGCATGACAGCGATGCAAAATCTTCGGGTGAAGGCCCGCATTTGTTTGACGCCGTTATCAATTTTATGACGCCCATGTCAATGTGCAAACCCCAACGTGCCATGCAGGACATGCTTCACCAGGCGGTTGTGATCACTACTGGATGCGTGCCGGCACTCGGTCGCCATGTAGGTGGTAAGACCTCGAATGATACTCTCCCTATCACACTTCTCCACGTCCTGCCCGCTCAAACACCACCTGCACTCGCACCCGTCCTCGAGTCATTTGTCTTGTCGCTCTTACCTAGTTTCCAAGCCCGATGTTCTCGGGAATTGTTCGGCTGCGTGGTCACTCCGTCCGTATGGTCCTCTCCCCTTGTTAGCATGTTCTCAAATGCTATCACCGAGGATGGTGTAAGTGGCGCAGAAGTGCTGCTTGTTGGAGGTGTAAGATGCCTTCATCAAATTATGAGGGCGCAAGGCCGTGCAGAAGACTTCAAACCTCGTGCATTTTTGTACAGCTGGGAATCTTGCTTGTCGATGTGCGGCGTCATTGCCGAATCTCGTCGTCCTTCTGAAATCCGCAAGTCACCCACGTCCACGTCGGCGTCGGCAGCGGCGTTCCGCTCTGTCTCCAGACAGAACAGTCCTGGTGACCCACCTTCTGTCAATTTCAATGACGTCCAGGCGAGAACGCCCCCTCAGACATCTGAGCATTTTTCCCCTACAGCGTCAGCTCCCAATTCATCCCAGCTGCTTTCATTGCTTTCCTCTCAGCCAAGCTCAAGCCCTAAACCAACTTTACTTGCACCCGCGCTTCCACCTATCCAAACCCAGAACCAGCATCAACGCAAGTCCAAGCTTTCTGTGGTGACAGCTGCTTCCGACCGACCCAATTCTCCGCCTACTCCTGATCTCGATCCCAGCGTCTCTAGCTGCTCGTCAAGCTTTGCACTGGGCGAAACCAATTCTCAAGGATCAGGATCGGGTGGATCGGCAAATGCGGCTGCTACGGGGAACGGTAGTGATAATGCGGTGAGAGTTGTgaaggaaggagagttTGTAAGCGACAAGTGGGAAGACGGAAAGGAatcaaagaagaagggggGTAGAGGGATTGTGTCCGGATGGTTCAAGCGGGCGATTGCCAAGAACATCCAGGTGTGA
- a CDS encoding Hypothetical Protein (Similar to TIGR gene model, INSD accession AAW43950.1), giving the protein MAPSTASRTVSKKSGKENTAPSRAKGKAVAEEDVKDGSSTEMSGDEELRKSATRSKGKRPLHESESNEESVKELKKQLARVTSERNRIQSQSDKFSKQFEELSKLRSTDAEALLQKYKQKTEIQAKAQNDIIASQTALTEKLQAKVQSLEKLLAAAREAAIPVESNAKPDPKEVRALKDEIAKMKSEINSKDQRIVNLEREYKAEVEHSRSLQASSKNPSSALASDSVSQTLEEAEKDHASLALYEQLSLMNIVNVKIKDSRFGKERTFNCVMCVNGKSLNFRLRCYTELDKKQDKSNPDYPYVKVAHYTPELLQNESEEFVEKLEYFAREFTVPRRELGGFFAELRSKMADDEE; this is encoded by the exons ATGGCCCCATCAACAGCTTCTAGGACTGTGTCAAAGAAA TCTGGCAAGGAAAACACGGCCCCATCTCGTGCGAAAGGAAAGGCTGttgcagaagaagatgtaAAAGATGGAAGCTCTACTG AGATGTCCGGTGATGAAGAGCTAAGAAAGTCAGCGACTAGGTCTAAAGGAAAGAGACCATTACACGAAAGCGAATCCAATGAAGAAAGCGTGAAGGAGTTGAAGAAACAATTAGCGAGA GTGACAAGTGAACGAAACAGGATACAATCTCAAAGTGACAAGTTCTCTAAGCAATTTGAAGAATTGTCAAAACTTCGATCGACAGATGCAGAAGCCTTATTGCAGAAGTACAAACAAAAGACTGAGATCCAAGCTAAAG CTCAAAACGACATCATTGCCAGCCAAACTGCTCTGACGGAGAAGCTTCAAGCCAAGGTTCAGTCTTTGGAGAAATTACTGGCAGCTGCTCGCGAAGCAGCCATTCCGGTCGAGTCGAATGCCAAGCCCGATCCTAAAGAAGTGCGAGCTTTAAAGGACGAAATAGCAAAGATGAAGTCGGAGATCAATTCCAAGGACCAACGAA TTGTAAACCTCGAACGCGAGTACAAGGCCGAGGTCGAACACTCCCGCTCATTACAAGCTTCCTCTAAAAATCCATCATCAGCGCTGGCGTCAGATTCCGTCAGTCAGACTCTTGAGGAGGCTGAAAAAGATCATGCCAGCTTGGCGCTTTACGAACAACTCAGTCTGATGAACATTGTCAACGTCAAGATCAAGGACTCGAGATTTGGGAAAGAGAGGACATTCAATTGTGTCATGTGTGTCAATGGCAAAA GTCTTAACTTCAGGCTCCGTTGCTACACCGAGCTCGATAAGAAACAAGACAAGTCAAATCCGGACTATCCCTATGTCAAAGTTGCCCACTACACACCAGAATTGCTCCAAAACGAAAGCGAAGAATTTGTCGAGAAGCTCGAGTACTTTGCGAGAGAATTCACCGTACCGCGAAGGGAGTTGGGTGGGTTTTTCGCCGAGCTGCGCTCCAAGATGgcagatgatgaggagTAA